Proteins from one Chitinophaga oryzae genomic window:
- a CDS encoding type VI secretion system Vgr family protein, with protein sequence MPLNTCTRITIDGKTFPHFRELLIQQRIDGHHTFEIHIDQGWLTSLWPEISGNGQDLLGKEIWVEVSAAGVLQTGTLHFKGLITAIHTGKKGDATQGFCVLKGTDPGIVLDGAPQLRVYEAQTLAHIARHCLKAAAAHIDLQIAPGNLSHHAYLVQYRESNFAFLQRLAARFGEWYFYNGQQMIFGAYAPAKIVLSHPGELVHFDIGLQLTSGDRRFTTYDYETGTAVSSASPLAGTSGTGPLTARARQASRQLYHEEGFDRATSRQLAGIALQAQLHERRQLAASVQLTGRSEHPGIRVGDIIEAAASLASPDLEGTFTVTRIDHHCQGDGAYYNQFTCTPTDCCIPSGHSGIAPLCEAQSAIVTDNHDPEGMGRIRIRYHWQQQGSSPWIRLITPHGGAGKGFHFIPEKGEEVWVDFEGGNPERPFAVGTAYNGKDNTKFSDAGNNLKVIKTRSGHTIQLDDSNGAEQLQIHDRNGNMIQLDTHHGNITIASPGQLLLKANHISIEAADQLDMHAGGNLTQGAGENISLYAGNHHTVLATHIVQQAQDTFTRTSRKLEEQAESILLNSIRQDLTLMSAGTIAINSVEKIKLS encoded by the coding sequence ATGCCCTTAAATACGTGCACCAGAATAACCATAGACGGAAAAACCTTTCCTCATTTCCGGGAGTTGCTGATACAGCAGCGGATAGACGGACATCATACTTTTGAGATACATATTGACCAGGGGTGGCTGACCAGCCTGTGGCCGGAGATTTCAGGCAACGGGCAGGACCTGTTGGGGAAGGAGATATGGGTGGAAGTATCTGCCGCCGGCGTATTGCAGACAGGGACCCTTCATTTTAAGGGATTGATCACCGCCATTCATACCGGGAAGAAAGGCGATGCCACGCAGGGTTTTTGCGTGCTGAAAGGTACCGATCCGGGTATTGTGCTGGACGGGGCCCCACAGTTACGGGTATATGAAGCGCAGACGCTGGCGCATATTGCGCGTCACTGCCTGAAGGCGGCAGCGGCGCATATCGATTTGCAGATAGCACCGGGCAATCTTTCCCATCACGCTTACCTGGTCCAATACAGGGAAAGCAACTTTGCTTTCCTGCAGCGGCTGGCCGCCCGCTTCGGAGAATGGTATTTCTACAACGGCCAGCAGATGATCTTCGGGGCTTATGCGCCCGCTAAAATCGTCCTGTCCCATCCGGGAGAGCTGGTACATTTTGATATAGGGCTGCAACTGACATCCGGGGACCGGCGCTTTACCACTTATGACTATGAGACAGGGACAGCTGTCAGCAGCGCTTCGCCGCTGGCAGGCACTTCCGGCACAGGGCCGCTCACCGCCCGTGCGAGGCAGGCCAGCCGCCAGCTGTATCATGAAGAAGGTTTTGACAGGGCGACGTCCCGGCAGCTGGCGGGTATTGCCTTACAGGCACAGCTGCACGAAAGGCGGCAGCTGGCAGCGTCTGTGCAGCTTACCGGGCGCAGCGAGCATCCAGGCATCAGGGTGGGCGATATCATTGAAGCCGCCGCCTCGCTTGCATCGCCGGACCTTGAAGGCACTTTTACCGTTACCCGTATTGACCACCACTGCCAGGGAGACGGCGCGTATTACAACCAGTTTACCTGTACGCCTACCGATTGCTGCATTCCTTCCGGTCATAGCGGCATAGCGCCGCTGTGCGAAGCACAGAGCGCTATTGTAACCGACAATCATGACCCTGAAGGAATGGGGCGCATCCGGATACGTTACCACTGGCAGCAACAAGGCAGTTCTCCGTGGATACGCCTGATAACACCGCACGGCGGCGCTGGCAAAGGGTTCCATTTTATACCCGAAAAAGGAGAAGAAGTGTGGGTGGATTTTGAAGGCGGCAACCCGGAGCGGCCTTTTGCCGTGGGCACGGCCTATAACGGTAAAGACAATACGAAATTCAGCGACGCCGGGAACAACCTGAAGGTCATTAAAACGCGCAGCGGGCATACCATACAGCTGGATGACAGCAATGGCGCAGAACAACTGCAGATCCATGACCGTAACGGCAACATGATACAGCTGGACACTCATCATGGTAATATTACCATCGCCTCACCGGGGCAGCTGCTGCTGAAAGCCAATCATATCAGCATCGAGGCAGCGGACCAGCTGGACATGCATGCAGGCGGTAATCTCACACAGGGCGCCGGCGAAAATATCAGCCTGTATGCCGGTAATCATCATACCGTTCTGGCTACACATATCGTACAACAGGCACAGGATACTTTTACCCGCACCTCCCGCAAGCTGGAAGAGCAGGCAGAAAGCATCCTGCTTAACAGTATCCGGCAAGACCTGACGCTGATGTCGGCAGGGACGATTGCTATTAACAGTGTTGAAAAAATAAAATTGTCCTGA
- the tssD gene encoding type VI secretion system tube protein TssD has translation MSFKATLLLEGATMNVLECHFTFSQETDETGKPSHRPRGGTIRIVIESDGSSRLFDWMISNTGTKSGTITFWRRDVMSRMKELRFSDAYCVRYGEHFDAGGPSPMQVRLKLSARELALNQSVYHNPWPRS, from the coding sequence ATGTCTTTTAAAGCGACCCTGTTGTTGGAAGGAGCTACCATGAATGTGCTGGAATGTCATTTTACCTTTTCACAGGAAACGGACGAAACCGGCAAGCCTTCCCACCGGCCCCGAGGGGGCACTATCCGTATTGTTATCGAGTCAGACGGCAGCAGCCGGCTTTTCGACTGGATGATTTCCAATACCGGCACTAAGAGCGGTACTATTACTTTCTGGCGGCGGGATGTGATGTCGCGCATGAAAGAGCTGCGGTTTTCCGATGCGTATTGTGTCCGGTACGGAGAACATTTTGACGCCGGCGGGCCGAGCCCTATGCAGGTACGGTTAAAATTGTCCGCCCGGGAGCTGGCGTTGAACCAGAGTGTTTATCATAATCCCTGGCCCCGTTCATAA
- a CDS encoding DUF983 domain-containing protein, translating into MEHKRPNYFVSLLTMKCPKCRRGDMYKDKNPFHLSFSGIFNMYDNCPVCGQKFELETGFWFGTGYVSYALSVAFSVFNLIWYALFFGITWRDNSIFIWLAVNGVLLVLIQPWLMRISRVIYLYFFVYYDESTAGIKAPERQHHH; encoded by the coding sequence ATGGAACACAAACGCCCGAACTATTTCGTCAGCCTGTTAACGATGAAATGTCCCAAATGCCGGAGAGGAGATATGTACAAAGACAAGAATCCGTTTCACCTTAGTTTCTCCGGGATTTTCAACATGTACGACAATTGCCCTGTATGTGGCCAGAAGTTTGAGCTGGAGACGGGTTTCTGGTTTGGGACAGGTTATGTGAGTTACGCGCTTTCGGTGGCGTTCAGTGTGTTCAATCTTATCTGGTATGCCTTGTTTTTCGGTATTACGTGGAGAGACAACAGTATTTTCATCTGGCTGGCCGTCAACGGCGTTTTGCTGGTATTGATACAGCCCTGGCTGATGCGTATTTCGAGGGTTATCTACCTGTATTTTTTTGTGTATTATGACGAAAGTACAGCGGGGATAAAGGCGCCGGAGCGGCAACATCATCATTAA
- a CDS encoding ABC transporter ATP-binding protein has product MKLLLHYLKKYKWLVVLAMALASINQLFSLLDPMIFGWIIDRFASHPHTTIKGGGIPRPEGQYLSGVLWLIAAAIGVAMVSRIAKAFQDYFVNVIVQKFGAQVYTDGLKHSLRLPYQQFEDQRSGETLAILQKVRTDCEKFITSFVNVLFVSMIGVVFVMVYATMVHWTLPFVYLIGCVLLAILMSVLSRKIKVIQKTIVKETTALAGSTTESLRNIELVKSLGLTHQEIRRLNSTTIKILMLELKKVRSIRSISFVQGTFVNLMRQSILFLLLFYIYRDYVSIGQLMTLQLYSFFIFGPLQELGNIILNYREAQVSLLNFQGILNTPVEETPAHPVKINHIDDLTFRQVGFKHLTAATKALDQVSFSAQLGETIAFVGPSGSGKTTLVKLLVGLYKPNEGHILYNGVDANEADMDDLRHQVGFVTQDTQLFAGTIRENLLFVNPGASDAEIMDALSKAACYSLLARADKGLETVIGEGGIKISGGEKQRLSIARALLRKPRLLVFDEATSALDSITEEEITKTVRQVTASKQHITVMIAHRLSTIMHADRIYVLEKGHIVETGRHEELLEEKGLYYAMWRQQIGERKLETV; this is encoded by the coding sequence ATGAAACTGTTGCTACATTATCTGAAGAAATATAAATGGCTCGTAGTATTGGCTATGGCGCTGGCAAGTATCAACCAGCTTTTTTCGTTATTGGACCCGATGATATTCGGGTGGATCATTGACCGGTTCGCCTCCCATCCGCACACCACTATAAAGGGAGGGGGTATTCCGCGGCCGGAGGGGCAGTATTTATCCGGTGTGCTGTGGCTGATTGCCGCTGCTATCGGCGTAGCCATGGTATCGCGGATCGCGAAGGCGTTCCAGGACTATTTTGTGAATGTGATCGTACAGAAATTCGGCGCCCAGGTGTATACCGACGGTCTGAAACACTCGCTGCGGCTGCCTTATCAGCAGTTTGAAGACCAGCGCAGCGGCGAAACGCTGGCTATCCTGCAAAAGGTGCGGACAGACTGTGAGAAGTTCATTACTTCGTTTGTGAACGTATTGTTTGTATCGATGATCGGTGTGGTGTTTGTGATGGTTTATGCCACCATGGTACACTGGACCCTGCCGTTTGTGTATCTGATCGGCTGTGTGTTGCTCGCCATCCTGATGAGTGTGCTGAGCCGTAAGATCAAGGTGATCCAGAAAACGATCGTGAAGGAGACTACCGCTTTGGCTGGTTCTACTACCGAATCGTTGCGCAACATTGAGCTGGTGAAGAGCCTGGGGCTTACCCACCAGGAGATCCGCCGGCTGAACAGCACCACCATCAAGATATTGATGCTGGAGCTGAAGAAAGTACGCAGCATCCGCAGTATCAGCTTTGTACAGGGTACTTTTGTGAACCTGATGCGGCAAAGCATCCTGTTTTTGCTGTTGTTTTACATCTATCGTGATTATGTGTCCATCGGGCAGCTGATGACGCTTCAGCTGTATTCCTTCTTTATTTTCGGACCATTGCAGGAGCTGGGCAATATTATCCTTAACTACAGGGAGGCGCAGGTATCGCTGCTGAACTTCCAGGGTATTCTGAATACGCCTGTGGAAGAGACGCCGGCGCACCCTGTGAAGATCAATCACATTGACGATCTTACTTTCCGGCAGGTGGGCTTCAAGCATCTGACAGCCGCCACCAAGGCGCTGGACCAGGTGAGCTTTTCCGCGCAGCTGGGGGAGACCATCGCTTTCGTAGGCCCTTCCGGTTCCGGTAAAACCACGCTGGTAAAGCTGCTGGTAGGGCTGTACAAACCCAATGAAGGGCATATCCTGTACAATGGCGTAGATGCCAATGAAGCCGACATGGACGATCTGCGGCACCAGGTAGGCTTTGTAACGCAGGACACGCAGTTGTTTGCCGGCACTATCCGGGAGAACCTGTTGTTCGTGAACCCGGGCGCATCAGACGCAGAGATTATGGACGCCCTGAGCAAGGCAGCCTGTTATTCGCTGCTGGCGCGGGCTGACAAAGGGCTGGAGACGGTGATCGGCGAAGGGGGCATTAAGATCTCCGGAGGGGAAAAGCAGCGGTTGTCCATTGCCCGGGCGTTATTACGTAAGCCTCGTTTACTGGTATTTGACGAAGCTACGTCCGCGCTGGATTCCATTACCGAAGAGGAGATCACCAAAACGGTGCGCCAGGTGACCGCCAGCAAGCAGCATATCACGGTGATGATCGCCCACCGGTTGAGCACGATCATGCACGCAGACCGTATTTACGTGCTTGAAAAAGGGCATATCGTAGAAACGGGCAGGCACGAAGAACTGCTGGAAGAGAAGGGGTTATATTATGCCATGTGGCGTCAGCAGATAGGCGAGCGCAAGCTGGAGACCGTCTAG
- a CDS encoding elongation factor G, giving the protein MKTYDEKHIKNIVLLGAPKSGKTTLSETMLFEAGIISKRGTVEENNTISDYHEIEHERGNSVYATTMHSEWKDYKINIIDTPGLEDFIGEVIASIRVCDTAVLLFNAQYGVEVGTELIWDYVDKYRKPTILAVNQLDTEQANFNKTVEDATRILGNAVTVMQYPVNQGPGFNAIIDLLKMTLYRFPEKGGKPEKLPIPDSEKERAEALHNALVEKAAENDDTLMEQYFEKGSLDEDELRQGIKIGMLKHQVFPVFCLSAKNDMGSGRLMGFIDNVAPAAAEMPAEMTSDGREVPCDPAGPPCLFIFKTLQEPHVGRLSFFKVMSGEIKPGIELFNEETNNTERISQIFIADGKNRNNIETLKAGDIGCTLKLKNTFTNQTLSDKNKAIQIDPIQFPTPKVRVAIEAKNKADDEKLSEVLAELHMEDPTLLVEFNRELKQVILHGQGDLHLLVTKWRLENIYKMQVAYLPAKIPYRETIRKPALASYRHKKQSGGAGQFGEVYMKIEPWFEGMPPLKEYPVRETEEVPLQWGGKLVFNNCIVGGAIDSRFLPSILKGVMEKMQEGPLTGSYVRDIRVSVYDGKMHPVDSNDISFKIAGMMAFREAFHQAAPQLLEPVFDVEATAPDTMMGDIMSELQSRRSVITGMDTLNGYQVIKARTPQAELDKLFAALRNVTQGKAKIHSAFAEYAPVPPEIQKKLSDEYLKEEVV; this is encoded by the coding sequence ATGAAAACGTATGATGAAAAACATATCAAAAACATCGTACTGTTGGGCGCTCCCAAAAGCGGCAAAACCACCCTCTCCGAAACAATGCTGTTTGAAGCCGGTATCATCAGCAAACGCGGAACAGTAGAAGAGAACAATACTATCTCGGATTACCATGAAATTGAACACGAACGCGGTAACTCTGTCTATGCCACCACAATGCACTCCGAATGGAAAGACTACAAAATCAATATCATAGACACCCCCGGCCTGGAAGACTTTATCGGCGAAGTAATCGCCTCCATCCGTGTATGCGACACCGCAGTACTCCTCTTCAACGCCCAGTACGGCGTGGAAGTGGGGACTGAACTGATCTGGGATTACGTGGATAAATACCGGAAACCCACCATCCTGGCAGTCAACCAGCTGGACACGGAACAGGCCAACTTCAACAAAACCGTGGAAGACGCCACCCGTATCCTGGGCAACGCTGTTACTGTCATGCAGTACCCGGTCAACCAGGGCCCCGGCTTCAACGCCATCATCGACCTGCTCAAAATGACCCTCTACCGCTTCCCGGAAAAAGGCGGCAAACCGGAAAAACTCCCCATCCCCGACAGCGAAAAGGAAAGAGCGGAAGCACTCCACAACGCACTGGTGGAAAAAGCAGCGGAAAACGATGACACCCTCATGGAACAATATTTCGAAAAAGGCAGCCTCGATGAAGATGAACTGCGCCAGGGCATCAAAATCGGTATGCTCAAACACCAGGTCTTCCCCGTTTTCTGCCTTTCGGCCAAAAATGATATGGGCAGCGGCCGCCTCATGGGCTTCATCGATAATGTAGCTCCCGCCGCCGCAGAAATGCCCGCGGAAATGACGAGCGACGGCAGGGAAGTTCCCTGCGACCCCGCCGGCCCCCCCTGCCTCTTCATCTTTAAAACACTGCAGGAGCCACATGTCGGACGCCTCTCTTTCTTTAAAGTGATGTCCGGCGAAATAAAACCAGGCATAGAGCTGTTCAACGAGGAAACCAACAACACCGAACGCATCAGCCAGATATTCATCGCCGACGGCAAAAACCGCAACAACATCGAAACCCTCAAAGCCGGCGACATTGGTTGTACCCTCAAACTGAAAAATACCTTCACCAACCAGACCCTCTCCGATAAAAACAAAGCCATACAGATAGATCCCATCCAGTTCCCCACCCCTAAAGTCCGTGTAGCCATAGAGGCTAAAAACAAAGCAGACGACGAAAAACTCAGTGAAGTGCTGGCGGAATTACACATGGAAGATCCCACCCTGCTGGTGGAGTTCAACAGGGAACTGAAACAGGTGATCCTCCACGGCCAGGGCGACCTGCACCTGCTGGTGACCAAATGGCGCCTGGAGAATATCTACAAAATGCAGGTAGCCTACCTGCCGGCTAAAATACCGTACCGCGAAACCATCCGTAAACCCGCCCTGGCTTCCTACCGGCATAAAAAACAATCCGGCGGCGCCGGCCAGTTCGGGGAAGTATATATGAAAATAGAACCCTGGTTTGAAGGCATGCCTCCCCTGAAAGAATATCCCGTGCGGGAAACGGAAGAAGTACCGCTGCAGTGGGGCGGTAAACTGGTGTTCAATAATTGCATCGTTGGCGGCGCTATCGACAGCCGCTTCCTGCCATCCATCCTGAAAGGAGTCATGGAAAAAATGCAGGAAGGACCGCTCACCGGCTCCTATGTCCGCGACATACGGGTAAGCGTATACGATGGTAAAATGCACCCGGTCGACAGCAACGATATCTCCTTTAAAATAGCAGGTATGATGGCTTTCCGCGAAGCTTTCCACCAGGCGGCCCCGCAACTCCTCGAGCCGGTGTTCGATGTGGAAGCTACCGCGCCCGATACCATGATGGGTGACATCATGAGCGAATTGCAAAGCCGCCGCAGCGTTATAACGGGGATGGATACACTGAACGGGTACCAGGTGATCAAAGCCCGCACGCCGCAGGCGGAACTGGACAAACTGTTCGCCGCATTGCGCAACGTCACACAGGGCAAGGCAAAGATCCATTCGGCATTTGCCGAATATGCGCCCGTGCCCCCGGAAATCCAGAAGAAACTCAGCGATGAATACCTGAAAGAAGAAGTAGTGTGA
- a CDS encoding YifB family Mg chelatase-like AAA ATPase — protein sequence MIVKTFGSAIHGVDAITITIEVNVSQQGNRFYMVGLPDSAVKESERRIESAISHLGFRMPRTRTVVNMAPAAIRKAGAAYDLPIAIGILGASGKIPADAFERYLLMGELSLDGSVLPVRGALSMAIQAQQEGFSGLVLPAVNAREAAMVGQLEVYGVSHLSEVMQFFSHPQSLKPVPSAPPERAQAAFDLDFSDVKGQHNIKRALEIAAAGGHNAILIGPPGAGKTMLAQRLPTILPPLTLQEALETTKIHSVAGKLPQHASLVVKRPFRSPHHTISDTALVGGGSQPQPGEISLAHHGVLFLDELPEFKRQVLEVMRQPLEERRVTISRARSAVDFPAGFMLLASMNPCPCGYFNHPEKACTCSPGMVQKYLNRVSGPLLDRIDLHVEVTPVSFSDLTGHREEEKSAFIRDRVIAAREVQAARYAGIAGIYCNAQVNSQQLREYCTLPGNCHQLLKNAIQQLKLSARAYDRILKVSRTIADLAGSDSIGTAHMAEAIQYRSLDREGWR from the coding sequence ATGATTGTTAAAACCTTCGGCAGCGCCATTCACGGCGTAGATGCCATTACCATCACTATAGAAGTAAATGTTTCACAGCAGGGGAACCGTTTTTACATGGTCGGGCTGCCGGACAGCGCTGTCAAGGAGAGTGAGCGCCGGATTGAGTCGGCCATCAGTCATCTCGGTTTCCGGATGCCGCGTACCAGAACGGTCGTCAATATGGCGCCTGCAGCCATCCGCAAGGCTGGTGCGGCTTACGACCTGCCTATTGCCATCGGGATATTGGGTGCATCGGGGAAGATACCTGCTGATGCGTTTGAGCGTTACCTGCTGATGGGGGAGTTATCGCTGGACGGCAGCGTACTGCCTGTACGCGGCGCTTTATCCATGGCCATACAGGCGCAGCAGGAAGGTTTCAGCGGCCTGGTACTGCCAGCGGTCAATGCGCGGGAGGCGGCCATGGTGGGGCAGCTGGAAGTATACGGCGTATCTCACCTGTCGGAAGTGATGCAGTTTTTCAGTCACCCGCAAAGCCTGAAACCGGTGCCTTCAGCGCCGCCGGAGCGGGCACAGGCGGCTTTTGATCTTGATTTCAGCGATGTAAAAGGACAACACAACATTAAACGGGCGCTGGAGATAGCCGCTGCCGGCGGGCATAATGCCATTCTGATCGGGCCTCCCGGGGCAGGAAAGACCATGCTGGCCCAGCGCCTGCCGACCATCCTGCCGCCACTTACGCTGCAGGAAGCACTGGAGACCACCAAGATCCATTCCGTAGCGGGCAAGTTGCCGCAGCATGCGTCGCTGGTAGTGAAGCGGCCTTTCCGTTCACCTCATCATACCATCAGCGATACTGCGCTGGTAGGTGGCGGCAGCCAGCCACAACCGGGGGAGATTTCGCTGGCGCATCATGGTGTTTTATTCCTCGATGAACTGCCAGAGTTCAAGCGGCAGGTGCTGGAAGTGATGCGACAGCCGCTGGAAGAGCGGCGGGTAACTATTTCACGGGCCCGCTCCGCCGTTGATTTCCCCGCGGGCTTTATGTTGCTGGCCTCTATGAACCCCTGCCCCTGCGGTTATTTTAACCATCCTGAGAAAGCCTGTACCTGTTCCCCGGGCATGGTACAAAAATACCTCAACAGGGTATCCGGGCCTTTGCTGGACCGTATTGACCTGCATGTGGAAGTAACGCCGGTATCTTTCAGTGATCTGACCGGGCACCGGGAAGAAGAGAAAAGTGCGTTTATACGTGACCGTGTGATTGCCGCAAGGGAAGTGCAGGCCGCGCGGTATGCCGGGATAGCGGGTATTTACTGTAATGCGCAGGTAAACAGTCAGCAGCTGAGGGAATATTGCACCCTTCCGGGTAATTGTCACCAGTTGCTGAAAAATGCTATTCAGCAACTGAAGCTGTCGGCCCGGGCGTACGACCGGATACTGAAGGTAAGCCGCACCATTGCCGATCTGGCGGGAAGTGACAGTATAGGGACCGCACACATGGCGGAAGCCATACAATACAGGAGCCTTGACAGGGAAGGCTGGAGGTGA
- a CDS encoding MutS-related protein, with translation MQLDKTSYYDLSIFNRDEEFSLFHRLDFTTTAGGRDYLRQLFSSPLQDIPAIEQRQKALRYILELEGSWPSIISNGTIVVVENYMEAQIEPISNTEGLALRLQAVINKTLYAPDFGFIKFSFTQLVNLLRGFRTFVDVFNSDQTPKVLKVLLDRAQHLLHKKEFNEILELDAAGKMNFVEILRYDNYIRKKHRKVVEELVTLYQQLDAYYAMAKAIKHYQLQFPVFINSARPVVKAQQLYHIILQDPVAYDVTLDENNHFMFLTGANMAGKTTFIRAVGIAVFMAHIGMGVPAQQMELNFFHGIVSNIQVQDNIFKGESYFYSEVQRIKNTILQINNGKNWLVLIDEMFKGTNVEDAKNCSLAVIRGLLRSSNCLFILSTHLYEVVEELRDESRILFKYFESEVIDDDLHFTYLLKDGIAKEKIGYLILRREKVLDLLDQIR, from the coding sequence ATGCAGCTGGACAAAACATCCTATTACGACCTTTCCATTTTCAACCGCGATGAGGAGTTTTCTTTGTTTCACCGGTTGGACTTCACCACCACTGCAGGCGGAAGAGACTATCTGCGCCAGCTTTTCAGCTCCCCTTTACAGGACATCCCCGCTATCGAACAACGGCAGAAAGCCCTCCGGTACATCCTTGAGCTGGAAGGCAGCTGGCCCTCCATCATCTCCAATGGTACCATTGTAGTGGTGGAAAACTATATGGAAGCCCAGATAGAGCCTATTTCCAACACAGAGGGGCTGGCATTGCGGCTTCAGGCTGTCATCAACAAAACACTGTATGCGCCGGACTTCGGCTTCATCAAATTTTCGTTTACCCAGCTGGTCAACCTGCTCCGGGGTTTCCGCACTTTTGTTGACGTATTCAATTCCGATCAGACCCCCAAAGTTCTGAAAGTATTACTGGACAGGGCCCAGCACCTGTTGCATAAAAAAGAATTCAACGAGATACTGGAACTGGATGCCGCCGGGAAGATGAATTTTGTGGAAATACTTCGTTATGACAACTATATCCGGAAAAAACACAGAAAAGTAGTGGAAGAGCTGGTGACCCTCTATCAGCAACTGGATGCCTATTATGCCATGGCAAAGGCCATAAAACACTACCAGCTGCAATTTCCCGTATTTATCAACAGTGCGCGGCCGGTTGTGAAAGCCCAACAGCTGTATCATATCATCTTACAGGACCCTGTGGCGTATGATGTGACGCTGGATGAAAACAATCACTTCATGTTTCTGACCGGCGCCAATATGGCCGGTAAAACTACTTTTATCAGGGCCGTGGGCATCGCCGTTTTCATGGCGCATATCGGCATGGGCGTGCCCGCACAGCAAATGGAACTCAATTTCTTCCACGGTATCGTCAGCAATATCCAGGTGCAGGACAATATCTTCAAAGGAGAAAGTTATTTCTACAGCGAAGTACAACGCATTAAAAATACCATCCTTCAAATCAACAATGGTAAAAACTGGCTGGTGCTGATCGACGAAATGTTTAAAGGCACCAATGTGGAAGACGCCAAAAACTGTTCACTGGCGGTTATCCGGGGACTGTTGCGCAGTTCCAACTGTCTTTTTATCCTTTCCACCCACCTCTATGAAGTAGTGGAAGAACTACGGGATGAATCCAGGATATTGTTTAAATACTTCGAGTCTGAAGTGATCGATGACGATCTCCATTTTACTTATTTACTGAAAGATGGTATCGCCAAAGAGAAAATCGGTTACCTGATCCTCAGGCGGGAAAAAGTGCTGGACCTGTTGGACCAGATCCGTTGA
- a CDS encoding dihydroorotase: MQQYLIRNIAVVNEGKTTVQDVWIKDSRIAKMGPSLTVSGNYEEINGEGKYLLPGVIDDQVHFREPGLTEKATIYTEARAAVAGGTTSFMEMPNTKPAALTQELLEDKYDIAQQHSLANYSFFMGVSNDNAEEVLKTNAKKDRVCGIKIFMGSSTGNMLVDNFLTLEKIFSETEMLIATHCEDEKIIRANMEAFKQEKGDHLTAADHPLIRSVEACFESSWTAVQFAKKHDSRLHILHISTAKELQLFTNMMPLAQKRITAEVCVHHLHFTSDDYKLYSNLIKCNPAIKAPENKTALWQGLLDDRLDIIATDHAPHTWTEKQQPYQQAPSGVPLVQHSLLLMLEYVKKGALSIEKVAEKMSHAPAICFRIKERGFLREGYFADCVIVDMQDKTPVAKENIYYKCGWSPFEGHTFPAAITHTFVSGHLAYANGQFNETTKGHRLHFEI; encoded by the coding sequence ATGCAACAATATCTCATCAGGAATATCGCCGTGGTCAACGAAGGAAAGACCACCGTACAGGACGTATGGATTAAAGACAGCCGCATCGCCAAAATGGGACCCAGCCTCACTGTGAGCGGCAATTACGAAGAAATCAACGGTGAAGGCAAATACCTCCTGCCCGGTGTGATCGATGACCAGGTGCACTTCCGGGAACCGGGGCTCACCGAAAAAGCCACCATTTACACCGAAGCCCGCGCTGCCGTAGCCGGCGGCACCACCAGCTTCATGGAAATGCCCAATACCAAACCCGCCGCCCTTACCCAGGAGCTGCTGGAAGATAAATACGATATTGCACAACAGCACTCCCTGGCCAACTACTCTTTCTTCATGGGCGTATCCAACGACAATGCGGAAGAAGTACTGAAAACCAACGCCAAAAAAGACCGTGTATGCGGTATTAAAATATTCATGGGCTCGTCCACCGGTAATATGCTGGTAGATAATTTCCTGACACTGGAGAAAATATTCTCCGAAACGGAAATGCTCATCGCCACCCACTGCGAAGATGAAAAAATCATCCGCGCCAATATGGAAGCGTTCAAACAGGAAAAAGGCGATCATCTCACCGCTGCCGACCACCCGCTGATCCGCAGTGTGGAAGCCTGCTTTGAATCGTCCTGGACAGCCGTGCAGTTTGCCAAAAAACACGACTCCCGCCTGCATATCCTCCATATCTCCACCGCCAAAGAGCTGCAACTGTTCACCAACATGATGCCGCTGGCGCAGAAACGTATCACGGCCGAAGTATGTGTGCATCACCTGCACTTCACCTCCGACGACTATAAACTGTACAGCAACCTGATAAAATGCAACCCCGCCATTAAAGCACCGGAAAACAAAACCGCACTGTGGCAGGGCCTTCTCGACGACCGGCTGGACATCATCGCCACCGACCACGCACCACATACCTGGACAGAGAAACAACAGCCCTATCAGCAAGCGCCGTCAGGCGTACCCCTGGTACAACACAGCCTGTTGCTGATGCTGGAATACGTGAAAAAAGGCGCGCTCAGCATTGAGAAAGTAGCAGAAAAAATGAGCCATGCACCGGCCATCTGCTTCCGCATCAAAGAAAGAGGCTTCCTGCGGGAGGGCTACTTTGCCGACTGCGTGATCGTGGACATGCAGGACAAAACACCGGTAGCCAAAGAAAATATTTACTATAAGTGCGGCTGGAGCCCGTTTGAAGGCCATACGTTCCCGGCTGCCATCACACATACCTTCGTCAGCGGTCACCTCGCTTATGCCAACGGTCAGTTCAATGAGACCACCAAAGGCCACCGCTTACATTTTGAAATTTAG